A part of Pectinatus sottacetonis genomic DNA contains:
- a CDS encoding iron-containing alcohol dehydrogenase has translation MKRFTLPRDIYWGKDSLAELKKLKGKKAVLVLGGGSMRRFGFVDKVLAYLKQADIETELIEKIEPDPSVETVLNGAKKMLDFGPDWIIAMGGGSPIDAAKAMWVFYEYPDIKFEDIIQPFSFPELRKKAKFLAIPSTSGTGTEVTAFSVITDNKKGIKYPLADFNITPDVAIVDPALAETMPPKLTAYTGMDALTHAVEAYVSSMNGPFTDPLAMQAIEMVDKYLEVSYAGNKAAREQMHYAQCMAGMAFSNALLGITHSMAHKTGPAYSTGHIPHGCANAIYLPYVIAYNAREKSAAVRYAAIAGRLGINEGSVRADVKAFCKKLYVYNEKLSIPHTLKEFGIREEEFLQKLDYIAGAAVSDACTLSNPRQINKEQMKRLLNAVYYGMEINF, from the coding sequence ATGAAAAGATTTACATTGCCAAGAGATATTTACTGGGGAAAAGATTCTCTGGCAGAATTGAAAAAACTTAAAGGGAAAAAAGCTGTGCTGGTTTTAGGCGGCGGTTCAATGCGACGCTTTGGCTTTGTTGATAAGGTTCTTGCTTATTTGAAACAGGCAGATATAGAAACAGAACTTATAGAAAAAATAGAACCAGATCCATCTGTAGAAACTGTACTGAACGGAGCTAAAAAGATGCTGGATTTTGGTCCAGACTGGATCATTGCGATGGGCGGTGGTTCACCTATTGATGCGGCAAAGGCAATGTGGGTATTCTATGAATATCCTGATATTAAATTTGAAGATATCATTCAGCCATTTTCTTTTCCTGAGTTGCGTAAAAAAGCTAAGTTTCTTGCTATTCCTTCTACTTCAGGAACTGGTACTGAAGTTACGGCTTTTTCAGTTATCACTGATAATAAAAAAGGCATAAAATATCCGCTGGCTGATTTTAATATTACACCTGACGTGGCTATAGTAGATCCGGCCCTGGCTGAAACAATGCCGCCTAAACTCACTGCCTATACGGGAATGGATGCATTGACGCATGCTGTTGAAGCATATGTATCATCTATGAACGGACCATTTACTGATCCATTAGCGATGCAGGCCATTGAAATGGTGGATAAATATTTGGAAGTATCTTATGCGGGAAATAAGGCGGCGCGGGAACAAATGCATTATGCCCAATGCATGGCGGGCATGGCTTTTAGTAATGCGCTGCTGGGTATTACTCATTCTATGGCTCATAAGACAGGACCAGCTTATAGTACGGGGCATATTCCGCATGGCTGTGCGAATGCTATTTATCTGCCATATGTTATTGCGTATAATGCCAGGGAAAAATCCGCTGCTGTACGTTACGCAGCAATTGCCGGACGGCTGGGAATAAATGAAGGTAGTGTCCGTGCTGACGTAAAAGCTTTTTGTAAAAAACTGTATGTATATAATGAAAAACTCAGCATACCGCATACTTTAAAAGAATTCGGTATCAGAGAGGAAGAATTTTTGCAAAAGCTTGATTATATAGCAGGAGCAGCGGTAAGCGATGCCTGTACACTGAGTAATCCACGTCAGATTAATAAAGAACAAATGAAAAGACTGTTGAATGCAGTATATTATGGTATGGAAATCAATTTTTAA
- a CDS encoding C40 family peptidase, with product MNKPPKLIHILFIFTIIFYLGGTAAAAPILSLHSEGREVILLQQMLKEHHYDIKITGIFDNSTQAAVKAFQKNNALEVTGVTNRKTWWTLTGKKLSPGFPTPHITPPPTAIKPVIKPRILVPTINKHRSPSQPQQNPATIIAGIRTQKVSQTPPFVPSQKVSQIISTAKKYMGVPYVYGGETPKGFDCSGYLQYVFKKNNIILPRTADKQYELGKTVPVKKLERGDLVFFATDLKEISHCGIYLGNDEFIHASSSHGVRIDRLDNSYWQTYFVGGKHIVH from the coding sequence ATGAACAAACCTCCTAAACTAATTCATATACTCTTCATCTTTACCATCATATTTTATCTAGGCGGCACAGCGGCAGCTGCTCCTATACTAAGCCTTCATTCAGAAGGGCGCGAAGTAATACTTTTACAACAAATGTTAAAAGAACATCACTATGATATTAAAATCACTGGTATTTTTGACAACTCCACACAAGCAGCTGTTAAAGCTTTTCAAAAAAACAATGCCCTTGAAGTCACTGGTGTAACGAACCGCAAAACATGGTGGACCCTTACAGGCAAAAAACTTTCCCCAGGCTTTCCAACTCCCCATATAACTCCACCGCCGACAGCCATAAAGCCTGTTATTAAGCCAAGGATATTAGTACCAACTATTAACAAACACCGTTCTCCATCTCAGCCTCAACAAAATCCTGCTACTATTATCGCCGGAATACGCACACAAAAAGTAAGTCAGACTCCGCCTTTTGTTCCCTCGCAAAAAGTTTCGCAAATAATTTCTACCGCCAAAAAATACATGGGAGTTCCTTATGTCTATGGTGGAGAAACACCCAAAGGTTTTGACTGCTCCGGCTACTTACAATATGTTTTCAAAAAAAATAATATAATACTTCCTCGCACTGCCGATAAACAATATGAATTAGGTAAAACTGTTCCCGTTAAAAAACTGGAACGCGGTGACTTAGTTTTCTTTGCTACTGACCTAAAAGAAATCAGCCATTGCGGTATTTATTTGGGCAATGATGAATTTATCCATGCTTCAAGTAGTCATGGTGTAAGGATTGATCGTCTTGATAACAGTTATTGGCAAACATATTTTGTTGGTGGCAAACACATCGTCCACTAA
- a CDS encoding ArsR/SmtB family transcription factor: protein MVKKSQLHLLDNNTTNHLADTFKILGDPTRIKILTLLSSNEMCVCDIAATLQMGQSAISHQLRILRGARLVKFRREGKEAWYSLDDDHVVTLMNQGLQHILHA, encoded by the coding sequence ATGGTAAAAAAATCCCAATTACATTTATTAGATAACAATACTACCAATCATTTAGCCGATACCTTTAAAATATTAGGAGATCCCACCCGCATAAAAATTCTGACACTATTATCCAGCAATGAAATGTGTGTATGTGATATAGCAGCAACACTGCAAATGGGGCAGTCAGCAATTTCTCATCAGCTGAGGATTCTGCGGGGTGCCCGTCTGGTCAAATTTCGTCGTGAAGGAAAAGAAGCATGGTATTCCCTTGATGATGACCACGTCGTAACGTTGATGAATCAGGGACTCCAGCATATACTTCACGCCTGA
- the trpE gene encoding anthranilate synthase component I, translating into MVTYKPDLKTLEKMTNEYKILPVSRELFSDMKTPIEILRAVKSVSDCCFLLESVEGGAQWGRYSFLGFNPSLEVKCKNHQMTIKNNDGIKTFHTDEPSMELRQILKDYKSPRFDFLPPLTGGLIGYFAYEYIRYSEKKLDFAGKKQELNDVDLMLFDKIIAFDNLKQKIFLIVNIRTDDLEKNYEQARKDIDELADLVLHGKICREKSGRLMSPFKSELSEMEYETLVRKTKEYIKEGDIFQAVPSNRREAAFTGSLLNAYRMLRTTNPSPYMFYFSGREIELTGASPETLVKLKDGRLSTFPIAGTMPRGKTLDEDKKLEEKLSHDEKELAEHNMLVDLGRNDLGKVSEFGTVKVTDFHKIERFSHVMHIASTVTGHIRKDKDALDAIEATLPAGTLSGAPKVRAVEILHELEKSMRGIYGGAIGYIDFTGNMDVCIGIRMAVAHDNKVYVRSGGGIVYDSVPRNEYMETQNKAGAMMEAIEKAQEVED; encoded by the coding sequence ATGGTCACATATAAGCCGGATTTGAAAACATTAGAAAAGATGACGAATGAATATAAGATACTGCCTGTAAGCAGGGAACTTTTTTCTGATATGAAGACACCTATAGAGATCCTGCGGGCGGTAAAGTCTGTAAGTGACTGCTGCTTTTTGTTGGAAAGTGTGGAAGGTGGGGCACAATGGGGAAGGTATTCTTTTCTTGGTTTTAATCCGTCACTGGAAGTAAAATGCAAGAATCATCAAATGACGATAAAAAATAATGATGGGATAAAGACTTTTCATACGGATGAACCTTCTATGGAATTGCGGCAGATATTAAAGGATTATAAAAGTCCGCGATTTGATTTTCTGCCACCGCTAACGGGCGGTCTTATAGGATACTTCGCTTATGAATATATCCGTTATAGTGAAAAGAAGCTCGATTTTGCCGGTAAAAAACAAGAACTTAATGATGTTGACCTGATGCTGTTTGATAAAATAATTGCTTTTGATAATTTAAAGCAGAAAATATTTTTAATTGTTAATATCCGAACGGATGATCTTGAAAAAAATTATGAGCAGGCACGGAAGGATATTGACGAACTAGCTGATTTGGTATTGCATGGAAAGATCTGCCGGGAAAAATCAGGCAGACTTATGAGTCCGTTTAAGAGTGAATTATCGGAAATGGAATATGAAACTCTGGTGAGAAAAACTAAGGAATATATAAAAGAAGGTGATATATTCCAGGCGGTACCATCCAACCGGCGGGAAGCAGCGTTTACGGGAAGCCTGTTAAATGCTTACAGAATGCTGAGGACAACAAATCCATCACCGTATATGTTTTATTTCAGCGGCAGGGAGATAGAGCTTACTGGTGCTTCGCCGGAAACACTGGTTAAGTTGAAAGATGGGCGGTTATCTACTTTTCCTATTGCAGGGACTATGCCTCGCGGGAAGACGCTTGATGAGGACAAAAAACTTGAGGAAAAGTTGTCACATGATGAAAAAGAACTGGCAGAACATAATATGCTTGTTGACCTGGGACGAAATGACTTAGGCAAAGTTAGTGAGTTTGGTACTGTAAAAGTAACAGATTTTCATAAAATTGAGCGTTTTTCACATGTGATGCATATAGCTTCCACGGTAACGGGGCATATTAGGAAAGATAAGGATGCTTTAGATGCTATTGAGGCGACATTGCCGGCAGGTACTTTGTCAGGAGCACCTAAGGTAAGAGCAGTGGAAATATTGCATGAGCTGGAAAAGAGCATGCGGGGAATATACGGAGGGGCAATAGGGTATATTGATTTCACGGGTAATATGGATGTATGCATAGGTATACGCATGGCAGTGGCACATGATAACAAAGTCTATGTGCGTTCAGGTGGTGGAATTGTATATGATAGCGTGCCCCGTAATGAGTATATGGAAACACAGAATAAAGCAGGAGCTATGATGGAAGCTATTGAAAAGGCACAGGAGGTAGAAGATTAA
- a CDS encoding anthranilate synthase component II, translating into MLLLIDNYDSFSYNLYQFLGEIGADVKVIRNDAMSVQEIQQLNPSHIILSPGPGKPRDAGICEDIVRCLGNRIPILGVCLGHQAIGEVFNAEVGYAKKIMHGKKSMINVIGDMPIFKGLPVRFAAARYHSLAVIRKSIPPELVVTAETDDGEVMAIKHNKYPIFGLQFHPESILTSNGKIILQNFLQIGGAA; encoded by the coding sequence ATGTTGTTATTAATAGATAATTATGATAGCTTTTCATATAATCTTTATCAGTTTTTGGGAGAAATAGGTGCGGATGTGAAAGTGATAAGAAATGATGCTATGAGTGTGCAAGAAATACAACAGCTTAATCCGTCACATATTATTTTATCGCCAGGCCCCGGAAAGCCGAGAGATGCAGGTATTTGCGAGGATATAGTAAGATGTTTGGGGAATAGAATACCCATATTGGGTGTCTGCTTGGGACACCAGGCTATTGGGGAAGTATTCAACGCTGAAGTTGGTTATGCGAAAAAAATTATGCATGGGAAAAAAAGTATGATAAATGTTATTGGTGACATGCCGATATTCAAGGGTCTTCCGGTAAGATTTGCGGCGGCTAGATATCACTCGCTGGCAGTTATCAGGAAAAGTATACCGCCAGAACTTGTCGTGACGGCAGAAACTGACGATGGTGAGGTAATGGCGATAAAACACAACAAGTATCCGATATTTGGTCTGCAGTTCCATCCAGAATCAATTCTAACTTCTAACGGAAAAATAATTTTGCAGAACTTTTTACAGATAGGCGGTGCAGCATAA
- the trpD gene encoding anthranilate phosphoribosyltransferase → MIKEAIYEIINGNNLAYDMAKEAMLEIMGGKATNAQIGGFLTALRLKGETVDEITACAAAMRDKCVPVKHHNVNLLEIVGTGGDEANTFNISTTASFVAASDGAVVAKHGNRSVSSKCGAADCLESLGAKLELDAGQNEKMLDDMGMCFMYAPVYHASMKYAAPVRRELGVRTIFNILGPLTNPAAANMQLMGVYDKKLLQPMAQVLANLGVIRGAVVYGDGLDEITACGKTTVCEVNDGKFSEYEIDPHDYGMKYAALDDLIGGDGTENAEITKKILQGEKSPKRDAVLLNAGMALYLAGRTADFARGINRAAALIDNGDAYRKMEEFIRFTNEV, encoded by the coding sequence ATGATAAAGGAAGCAATTTACGAAATTATAAATGGTAATAATCTTGCTTATGACATGGCAAAGGAAGCTATGTTGGAAATAATGGGGGGAAAAGCTACTAATGCGCAGATAGGTGGCTTTTTGACAGCTCTTCGTTTAAAAGGTGAAACTGTTGATGAAATAACGGCATGTGCGGCGGCAATGCGTGATAAATGTGTACCAGTAAAACACCATAATGTGAATTTACTGGAAATTGTGGGAACTGGTGGTGATGAAGCCAATACTTTTAATATTTCAACTACAGCTTCTTTTGTTGCGGCGTCTGATGGAGCAGTCGTAGCAAAACATGGTAATAGAAGTGTATCAAGTAAGTGTGGTGCGGCAGATTGCCTGGAATCATTAGGGGCTAAACTGGAGCTTGATGCTGGGCAGAATGAAAAAATGCTTGACGATATGGGCATGTGTTTTATGTATGCTCCGGTTTACCATGCATCTATGAAATATGCGGCTCCAGTGAGAAGGGAACTTGGGGTAAGGACTATCTTTAATATATTGGGACCTTTAACTAATCCAGCGGCAGCTAATATGCAGCTTATGGGAGTTTATGATAAGAAGCTGCTGCAGCCGATGGCCCAGGTGCTGGCTAATCTTGGTGTAATAAGAGGAGCCGTTGTTTATGGGGACGGACTTGATGAGATTACAGCTTGCGGAAAAACAACAGTATGTGAAGTGAACGATGGAAAATTTTCTGAGTATGAAATAGATCCACATGATTATGGAATGAAATATGCGGCACTAGATGATTTAATAGGTGGTGACGGTACAGAAAATGCTGAAATAACGAAAAAAATTCTGCAGGGAGAAAAAAGCCCTAAGAGAGATGCTGTTTTGCTGAATGCAGGAATGGCTCTTTATCTTGCAGGCCGGACAGCTGATTTTGCAAGGGGAATAAATCGGGCGGCGGCTTTGATAGATAATGGTGATGCTTATAGAAAAATGGAAGAATTTATAAGATTTACGAATGAGGTGTGA
- the trpCF gene encoding bifunctional indole-3-glycerol-phosphate synthase TrpC/phosphoribosylanthranilate isomerase TrpF, with translation MILDKLAASTRVRVEQCKQKKPLAVLKQEIQEKKSKTAFLFEQALRGREMSFICEVKKASPSKGIIAAEFPYLQIAVDYEKAGAAAISVLTEPEFFLGNDEYLREIAQAVDIPVLRKDFTIDEYQIYEAYLLGADAVLLICALLSVDELVYFRRTADALGMSCLVEAHDSAEIEKALAADARVIGVNNRDLRDFSVNIKNSLELRRYVPENVIFVSESGIKTVQDIDLLRQDNIQAALIGETFMKSENKADAITKLNGTIPRPKIKICGMHCVEDIKIINEVMPDYCGFIFAPSSRQVSRKAARELRQMLNPQIGTVGVFVDETIENIKEIVEYVQLDAVQLHGSEPETFLQKMKKNMQCDLWKAVRAKDETTIMQWQDSCADMILFDTFSSGQAGGTGRIFDWTLLDKFKRPFVLAGGVSSRNIARAVRSVKPWGVDINSAVETNGRKDSIKVNEIMAIVRSLA, from the coding sequence ATGATATTGGATAAGCTTGCTGCTAGTACACGAGTCAGGGTGGAGCAATGCAAGCAAAAAAAACCGCTGGCAGTATTGAAACAGGAAATACAGGAAAAGAAAAGTAAAACGGCTTTTTTATTTGAACAGGCACTGCGTGGCAGGGAAATGTCTTTTATATGTGAAGTAAAAAAAGCATCTCCTTCAAAAGGAATAATAGCAGCGGAATTCCCTTATTTACAGATAGCAGTGGATTATGAGAAGGCAGGAGCGGCGGCAATATCAGTTTTAACGGAACCAGAGTTCTTTTTAGGTAATGATGAATATCTGCGTGAGATAGCACAAGCAGTAGATATTCCGGTGCTGCGGAAAGATTTTACGATAGATGAATACCAGATATATGAAGCGTATTTATTGGGAGCAGATGCAGTATTACTCATATGTGCGTTGCTTTCGGTTGATGAATTGGTTTATTTTCGCAGGACCGCTGATGCATTGGGGATGTCTTGCCTGGTGGAAGCTCATGACAGCGCTGAGATAGAAAAGGCGTTGGCGGCTGATGCACGGGTAATAGGAGTTAATAATCGCGACCTGCGTGATTTTTCAGTAAATATAAAAAACAGTCTGGAACTTCGCCGCTATGTACCAGAAAATGTTATTTTTGTATCGGAAAGTGGGATAAAAACAGTACAGGATATAGATTTGCTCAGACAGGATAATATCCAGGCGGCACTTATTGGCGAGACTTTTATGAAAAGCGAAAATAAGGCAGATGCTATTACAAAATTAAATGGAACAATACCCCGGCCGAAAATAAAAATATGCGGTATGCATTGTGTAGAAGATATTAAAATAATCAATGAAGTAATGCCGGATTATTGTGGCTTTATATTTGCTCCAAGCAGCAGGCAGGTAAGCCGGAAAGCTGCGCGGGAACTAAGACAAATGCTGAATCCACAGATAGGGACAGTAGGTGTTTTTGTAGATGAAACAATAGAAAACATCAAGGAAATTGTAGAATATGTGCAGCTTGATGCGGTACAACTACATGGCAGTGAGCCGGAAACATTTTTGCAGAAAATGAAAAAAAATATGCAGTGCGATTTATGGAAGGCTGTTCGGGCAAAGGATGAAACTACGATAATGCAATGGCAGGATTCCTGTGCGGATATGATATTGTTTGATACTTTTTCTTCAGGTCAGGCTGGTGGGACAGGTAGAATTTTTGATTGGACGTTGCTGGATAAATTTAAGCGGCCATTTGTTCTGGCGGGCGGAGTATCCAGTCGGAATATCGCCAGAGCGGTAAGGTCTGTTAAACCGTGGGGTGTTGATATAAACAGCGCGGTGGAAACAAATGGCAGAAAAGATAGTATAAAAGTAAATGAAATAATGGCAATAGTAAGGAGTTTAGCATGA
- the trpB gene encoding tryptophan synthase subunit beta, whose protein sequence is MNKKGRFGIHGGQYIPETLMNAVIELEEAYNKYKNDTEFTNELNDLLKNYAGRPSLLYYADRMTKDLGGAKIYIKREDLNHTGSHKINNVLGQVLLAKRMGKKRVIAETGAGQHGVATATVAALMGMECEIFMGKEDTDRQRLNVYRMELLGAKVHVVKSGTQTLKDAVNETLREWTRRIDDTHYVLGSVMGPHPFPTIVRDFQSVISKEARMQILEAEGKLPDAVMACVGGGSNAMGMFYNFISDKDVRLIGCEAAGRGIETGKHAATLSTGTEGIFHGMKSYFCQDKYGQIAPVYSISAGLDYPGIGPEHAHLHDIGRAEYVPVTDGEAVTAFEYLSQIEGIIPAIESAHAVAHAMKIAPKMKKDAIIIICLSGRGDKDVAAMARYRGIDIHD, encoded by the coding sequence ATGAATAAAAAGGGCAGGTTTGGAATTCACGGTGGGCAATACATACCGGAAACATTGATGAATGCCGTGATAGAATTGGAAGAAGCGTATAATAAGTATAAAAATGATACAGAATTTACTAATGAACTTAATGATTTGTTAAAAAATTATGCAGGACGCCCATCATTGCTGTATTATGCCGACAGGATGACTAAGGATTTGGGCGGAGCCAAAATATATATAAAACGAGAAGACTTGAATCATACCGGTTCACATAAAATAAACAATGTACTGGGGCAGGTCTTGCTGGCTAAAAGGATGGGAAAGAAACGCGTAATAGCGGAAACAGGTGCCGGTCAGCATGGAGTAGCCACGGCTACAGTAGCCGCATTGATGGGCATGGAATGTGAGATATTTATGGGAAAGGAAGATACGGACAGACAAAGACTCAATGTTTATCGTATGGAACTTTTGGGAGCGAAGGTACATGTTGTGAAGAGCGGAACCCAGACACTGAAGGATGCTGTTAATGAAACACTGCGTGAATGGACCAGACGTATAGATGATACGCATTATGTACTGGGATCGGTTATGGGACCGCATCCATTTCCCACGATAGTCAGGGATTTCCAAAGTGTCATCAGTAAAGAAGCCAGGATGCAGATACTCGAAGCAGAAGGAAAACTGCCTGATGCAGTTATGGCCTGTGTAGGCGGCGGTAGCAATGCAATGGGGATGTTTTATAATTTTATCAGTGATAAAGATGTGCGTCTTATAGGTTGTGAAGCGGCGGGGCGCGGTATAGAAACGGGCAAACATGCAGCAACATTGTCAACGGGAACAGAAGGCATATTTCACGGAATGAAATCCTATTTCTGCCAGGATAAGTATGGTCAGATAGCGCCGGTATATTCAATTTCAGCCGGGTTGGATTATCCGGGGATAGGACCGGAACATGCTCATCTACATGATATTGGACGGGCTGAATATGTACCCGTTACGGATGGGGAAGCAGTGACGGCTTTTGAGTATTTATCACAGATCGAAGGAATAATACCGGCAATAGAAAGTGCGCACGCAGTAGCACATGCGATGAAGATAGCACCAAAAATGAAAAAAGATGCAATTATAATTATATGTTTATCAGGCCGCGGTGATAAAGATGTAGCCGCGATGGCACGTTACAGGGGGATTGATATACATGACTAA